One Chanodichthys erythropterus isolate Z2021 chromosome 22, ASM2448905v1, whole genome shotgun sequence DNA window includes the following coding sequences:
- the abraxas1 gene encoding BRCA1-A complex subunit Abraxas 1, which produces MEEFNTTVRISGFVLSSLMFHHLNSDADVEGLILGESVGEENCRITDSQIDHIQFEHTINIQKHIPCHKLHSFYSNVGDVSEQKIRQILSDYKKENVIGWYRQRRNTRQQMTFMEQVIHQNMRKILSNQELVFLLLTPSQATASGSTHRLEFSAFLWHSNQYNNIPILVSNLGNLEQQDYWRVSGTCPSLGQSQAVNQHRTKFFCSGDDLKEVRNVSDMNDALLAEMQKVCEEVEKGERAVEKLQEDITQLKEAIGKQKKSPEKNETQKCASPEEPKENIPLCSALRTLFPDAPSLRTQTLTVQGFPVLELCCNSDHNIDIPTKLPLILENQYTRRKDVAPRLRKKCLAAGFPQRLTRKRKLNDISKSASESGSDTEIEMNGQSRSNSPVF; this is translated from the exons ATGGAGGAATTCAACACAACTGTCCGTATATCGGGTTTCGTGTTGAGTTCACTGATGTTTCATCATTTGAACAGTGATGCGGATGTG GAAGGTCTTATTCTTGGAGAGAGTGTAGGAGAGGAGAACTGTAGGATCACAGACTCACAAATTGATCACATACAGTTTGAGCACACTATAA aTATTCAAAAACACATCCCTTGTCATAAACTGCATAG CTTCTACAGTAATGTTGGCGATGTAAGCGAGCAGAAAATAAGACAAATTTTGTCTGATTACAAAAAG GAGAATGTGATTGGGTGGTACAGACAACGAAGAAACACCAGACAGCAAATGACCTTCATGGAACAAGTGATTCATCAGAATATGAGAAAGATTCTGTCCAATCAGGAACTTGTTTTCTTGCTGCTCACACCCTCTCAGGCAACAGCTTCAGGCTCCACACACCGCCTCGAGTTCTCAGCTTTCTTATGGCACAGCAA CCAGTACAACAATATCCCCATCTTGGTGAGCAACCTGGGAAACCTTGAACAACAAGACTACTGGAGAGTGTCAGGCACATGTCCATCTTTAGGACAGAGTCAAGCTGTAAATCAACACAG GACCAAATTCTTCTGCTCAGGGGATGACTTAAAAGAGGTCAGAAATGTCAGCGACATGAATGATGCTTTATTAGCAGAAATGCAG AAAGTGTGTGAGGAAGTGGAGAAGGGTGAAAGAGCAGTTGAGAAACTTCAAGAAGACATCACGCAACTAAAGGAGGCGATCGGAAAACAGAAGAAATCCCCAGAGAAAAATGAAA CCCAAAAATGTGCCTCTCCAGAAGAACCCAAAGAGAACATACCTCTGTGCTCAGCTCTGAGAACTCTCTTCCCCGATGCGCCCTCCTTACGGACACAAACCCTCACTGTTCAGGGCTTTCCCGTATTAGAACTGTGCTGTAATTCTGACCATAACATTGATATTCCCACTAAGCTGCCTCTGATTCTGGAGAATCAATATACCAGGAGGAAGGACGTAGCGCCCAGACTCAGGAAAAAATGCCTCGCTGCTGGTTTTCCTCAGAGACTTACAAGGAAGAGGAAGTTGAATGATATCAGCAAGTCAGCCTCTGAGAGCGGGTCAGATACAGAGATTGAGATGAATGGACAGAGCAGAAGTAACTCTCCTGtcttttaa
- the mrps18c gene encoding 28S ribosomal protein S18c, mitochondrial, which produces MFALSFSRLLLQALPKQPVTPRATAQCIRSLTTSQQDPPKKDDMPIKMENPYKQPPKTCILCNVTVDFKNVQLLSQFISPHTGRVYGRYITGLCGRKQKEVSKAIKKARSMGFMSVTLKDPQFMKDPDIVGIKHFE; this is translated from the exons ATGTTTGCCCTTTCTTTTAGTCGCCTGTTATTACAGGCTCTTCCCAAGCAACCAGTCACGCCTAGGGCTACAG CACAATGCATCAGAAGTCTGACAACATCTCAACAAGATCCGCCTAAGAAAGATGATATG CCCATCAAAATGGAAAACCCTTACAAACAACCCCCTAAAACCTGCATCCTGTGCAATGTAACTGTAGACTTCAAAAACGTTCAG CTGTTGTCTCAGTTCATTTCACCACACACAGGCAGAGTATACGGCAGATACATAACAG GCTTGTGTGGTCGAAAGCAGAAGGAGGTATCGAAGGCAATAAAAAAAGCACGTTCAATGG GTTTTATGTCAGTCACTCTGAAGGACCCACAGTTTATGAAAGATCCTGATATTGTTGGTATCAAACACTTTGAATAG